DNA from Nymphaea colorata isolate Beijing-Zhang1983 chromosome 4, ASM883128v2, whole genome shotgun sequence:
ATATGGGCCTATCTCATCTAAAGTAACTGATCCTAGCCTGATGTCATGTCCGACATGATCGATCTGTATAAAATTTGCACTGATCGTTTTCTCCCATATTTTCACCGGTACAGTTAGAGCAAAATTATGGAGCCTTTTTTCTTCGTTCATCGTTTCAACGTTGGTACCTTCGTTATAATATAGCCAATTGATAATTGTCTCTTTCTTGCAACAATTTATATTTGCACCTGGGGTAATTACGAAAACATCAGACAAGGACATCTTTTTGATCTGCTTAATCTTAGAAATTTTAAGGCTACTTTTAGGtgtaaaattctaaaaattgatAGGAGTTGTACCTTTTTCCTATATAGCCTTTGCTACCTTCTCTGAGACTGCCCATTTCTCTTGATGTTTTGGGGCTACCGGGACTTCATCTTCCGAacaaattctttcattttctgaacCTCATTCTCCTGATTGGGATTCTTTCGAGTCTGTGTTCTTTTCACTGTTGCTACTATGAATGATACCATAAGTACTGGTTGATGCGAAATTCACTTCTACACACGGACTCGTTTCGTTCTAATTCAGATTTTGTTTGTATCATGAcatccttttcattcttttttgctACCATGAAAATTCGCCCTGCTGCTTTCGACGATGTTTCTGCAATGCTAATGGTGCTCAttgtttcatcatcttcttcttcactttcaagatagaacacatttttattttttaggcaCTCTTTGAACTCTTCCTCATTTTCTATCAAATCCCAGTCTTTTCCTATTTCTGGGACTTCaaacatcattttgatttgtCGAGGAGCTCTGCTAGGGCATTAATTAGCATAATGGCCCTTCTTACGGCAGACAAAACACCTGTCATCCTTTTTTTTGTCCCAGATTTTTCGTCTTTTGAAGAATCTTAATTTTGTTGCAGGTCCAAAATGGGAAGAAGCGATGTGccgaaaatttcagaaaattaacTTTGTTGATTATCCAGATGTGGCAATTTTTCAAGATGAAGAACTcatgtacaaaaatatttattatttgtatttatataacatatatatatttgtaaacatatcataagatataatatatatgtattatatataaggatgtaaaatatatttctattaatattatatatttatatatataacacataatatAACAGAAGCAAGGAGAAGAAGAGTATTGGGCTAAGATGAAAAGATTTGGGATTAGGAGCAAGATGAATGGCTAAGGTGGTGTCACCTTCAACCTGGGTGATCTTCGGTGGTTGGTGGAGCAGTTAGAGGTGATTGTGGATTGAtagaataagaaagaaaaaaaagggggcaCCAGCGATCATTCGAGAGACTTCGATTCCAGTTTATCGTTCTCTCTTCTATCTTTGATTCATGTaagcgtctctctctctctctctctgtttcttgaTAACGAACCCTGCGTACCAATCGAAACTGTGCCTCCGGATtattcggttcttcctcactttcACGTACCACTTTTTCGAATGCATCTAACAAAAGCTTTATTCACCTGGTTAAGGGGTTGGACTAAAGACCTTGAGATTGAAGAAGGTCAGGAGTTCAATACCGCCATCGAGTTTTTTGCACTATCCCAGCTTTTCCATTGAAACTgttaaagagaaaaggaaaactttagCAGGACCCAGGAGGTGGTTTACACATGGCATGTGCCAAATAGTCTTCTCTAAGGAGACACAAGGCCAAGGGAGAAATAAGATCATCATTGAAAATGGGCAGTCATGGGTTCCACCATTAGTTTGTGCACTCCTCCTCAAGTAGAAGTTGAAAAGGTGGTTGTACAAAAAAACTTTCTCATTATATTACTTTTTCAAAGTGTTGTTATGTATTATCTGAACCATGCTTCTGTTTCTCAGAGTAATATCTCAATATATGACCAAAACCAACTGAAAGAAGAGAGATAATGCCATAAAATTTGTTCTATGTAACTAACAGTTTAACGAGTTAACAAAATTTCTGTTCAAATCAAAGTTGTGTTCCAATTGTTTGATCATATAACGAACAAAACCAACATTCTTTTTTTGATtcaaaaaggggaagaaaataAACCTAAGATTTTGTGGAGATTTAACAACCGTGTTTGCTTTCAGGCCCATTTACAAAGAAACACGGTTTGAAAATTTGACATGGTGGTGCCTACGTCAGACTACATCATTGGTCCCAGCTTCCCAAGGAAATCTTTCAAGAACTTGGAAATTCTCCCAGATAACCTTTACTTGAAGTTATGGAACCTGAACAGCAAGAGAATCCTTCCCCAAATGCGATGTGGTAGATCAACCCTCTACATTTGATGCACAAGGACTCCTTCTCAAGTGGTAATAGCTTTCCTTAATTTACACGTGGGATTCCCCTCTTTCCAAGTTGAAGTACCTTCTATTCCTCGCCCAATTTTAATTTCTGCCTAATTTTAGAGCAATATTTTCAGTAAGTTTCCCTCCAACGTTAACCTCAGTCGCCCACCATGAGTCACGCTAGTCTATCACTGAAATCCCCAAGGgaccgtttgatggcctggaaatgtggaattggaaataaatttttggaaatatatttcttgaaaaaaatgagtgggaaaaatctttccgattccaattttggtgtgtgtgtgatgactgagaaatatatttccaaaaatatatttctgagtttgatggtatagaaatatatttctagatttccagaaaattaattcttggtttgataataaggaaacatttttccagatTTACAACAATTAGATAAATAACCACACCAAATAGATAAATAACACTCAATGTATTCAGATCCCAATGATGGAGACGAAGATgacggtgaggaagaagaattTGCATGTGGCACTACAACAAATGGAGAtaaaacaagttaaaacataGATGAATATATTCACCATAGAAATAAGAAACAGCTTCAGCTGAATAAATAGGAGCATCTTCGGTAGCTCACACGCACAGCAACTAATACCTCTTgatgaaaagcttgtgaaattgCACAAAGAACAACAGTTACAATTATGTAACAACTAACTAAAGTCAGGAAATGGGAAGCTACCTTTTCATTATGTTCACATGATGACAAATTCTCtcaattcaacaacaaattaaTATTGACAATAAGCAAACTACATAGCCATTAGTCAGATAACTCAGGACTGCTACAAATTTGTCAGAAATGGTCTCAATACAATGTTATGGGCGAACAGAGGAAGACAATCTATTTTTGTAGAACACTTGTTAACCTAAAATGTTGATAACTTTTAAACACCAActagaacaaaaaaatcaagttaaaaGCTTAGCATTTAGCAACAGTACCAGACACTTgtatacaaacaaaaaacacagaaaaataaaattctatgGGGATACACAAATTCAAGCCTTGATCTCATACATACAACTGCAACAAGGTCTAATTGGCAACATCAAGGCCCATTTCAGTAGGGTCAGTTGCTTGCAGTTCAACATGGATTCCATCAAGTTCTCTCTTGAACCTGTCCTATGAACTAGCATACAGCATCTTGCTAAATCATAAACAGCATATCGGCACTCATCTGTTGGCAGGCTTGCAGTGAAATCCTCATAGCTTTGGTTTGGCTCCCCAAGTTTCTCAAGAATGACCTGCTTGAGCTTCTCCTCAATCTTGAAAACTATGAAGCAGTAAGTCCGTTTTGCCTTCAACTCTAAGAATTTCAGTTTGCAATCATCATTGACTGCCATGCCTGATGCAGCATTGGCCTAcatcaccaaaaagaaaattgttcaaCATTGAGAATCTTTCTGTTTGCTTATGAAGAAGGACTACTGTAGTGAATCAGTATAATCAAGAACAAGTTTTCATAGACAttctcaaaaaacaaataaaaacttgattgtTTGTAAATGGTAAAAACAGGGCGACTATGCTCAAAGTTCAAACCCATGTGAGGTATACATGCTAAGGGATCACGATTTCACGGTTCAGGTATTGTTTCCGGAAGGTATATCTATCCATAACCATATGTATAAACAGAAGTGCGAAATTCAATCACCAGAAGGTGCCTGAATTTCAGGCGAAGTGCAAAAGTTGAAGCAATTTTATCTCCGTACAAAGGgttcttacaaaaaaaaaacgcacaAATCTCCTATTCAACCTTAAGCAGCACCATAACATACACAATGTTCGATGGCGAAACATGTAAGCCAGGAGCCATATAATCAGGCAAAAGGGAACtgatcaaaataaaagaaagaaaagcagaaatgACGGAATTCAAAGCATAAAACCAAACCCTTTTGATCAACCTCCCGCCAAAGCCAGGAGCCACACcgcaaaaagggaaaaaaaaagaagcattaaCACTAGCCAAACCAAACCCTAAGAGCAGATCGCCATGCAATTCCTAAGATCAACCTCCCAACAGCCGTCAGTCACTCCCATCAAAACTTCATAAGCTATATCTGACAATAAACCCCGATCGATTAATCAGAAACGAAAACATGTGTaaatcacatttaaaaaaagaagaaacggAAAAAGCAAAGAGGGAAAAGCGTCTGAGATTCGCTCCACTCAGAAAATCGGACCTGGGAGAAGACGGTTCTGCCGATCGGTGCTGTAGACCAGAGAGCCAGAGTTGCCGAGATTAATGGCGACACTTCTGGTTGTGTTGGAAGCGAAGTAGTCGATCCGAGCCCTGCCGTTCTTCAGGGAGGTGCAGACTGGGCTCTTCGCCACCAATTCCTCAAGCACTGCCAACATCCTTCCAAGCCGAGTGAgcgatagagagagaaatagaaacaaagacagagACAGACGAAGCGCAATAATGGACCAAACAACGGAACTTCTCTGTGAGTTTGAGGACTCGTTCGCTAAGATTCGCTCAGCCACCGCAAAGCTACGGTGAGGGTTGAAGCAACAGCGGAGGACGAAGACGAGCGGAGCTCGACgcggaggaggaagacgagCGGAGCCCGACCCGCGATGAGTCTaagggcagaaaaaaaaaactggaaacatatttccacctctcgcggtggaaacatgtttccggaaaaatatttccgaAATCATGTTTAACagtcataaaaaattttctttgtttgttacgctggaaaaatttttaaagtttgaaaaatgtttCTGGGTGAACAGTAGATTTCCAGCGTAACAAACGCCCCTCAAGTGATACATGGCGACACCAAGTTGTAGTGGTTGGATCACCTTCTTAACTCTCCTTCTTCATTTAGGGCGCATTTGATGCCCTGCAAATTTACTGTagcagtggaaaaaaaaattcaaaatttgaaattttttcctccTCCATCAAACttggaaattttttctttaccgTTAAAAGTGGAAacggaaaaatatttctggaaaaatttttccagccagaggggtgaaaaatttttccggaaatatttttttgaccGTTGGGAGGAAGAATGGACGCtgaggaagggaggaggaagaaaggaaggagggaggaggaagaaggaggaagaaaggaagcatggaggaggaagaagggaagggagggcagaggaagagggaggaggaggaggaagggaaggagggaggaggaggaagggaaggagggcacggcgaggagggaaggagaagaagggaagagggcacggcgaggagggaaggagaagatgggaagagggcacggcgaggagggaaggagaagagggcacggagaggagggaaggggaagaggggatggcgaggagggaaggagaagaggggaatcagCCCTCAACCTGAGGCAGGTGCCACCGATGTCGGTGGCAGTCGTCTGACGGAGCCGCGCGTCGTAGCCCTCGACGGCATCCTCCAAGAGCCATTCGACCTCTCTGCAGAGGGTGTGAGAGTCGGGGCCGTTGTCGAGCTCGGCAAACTTCGAACCCACAGAGAGGGCGAGATTTCTGGCCCACGAACGCCACTTCTGCAGGTCCGGGATGGTGGTGGTGTAGACCAGAGGGCGGAGGAAGAGAGGGACTCGGGGTTTCCTCGGTGACGATGCGCCGAACCAGACGCATAGGTTGGTGAcggtggtggcggtggcgacagtactcctcctccttcccttcccttcttccactTCTACCAAACGacgaaatttttttccagaaaaatatttcctacttaacaaacacaagcttgttttggaactatggaaaattttttcctatttctcaattccaaaaatatatttctgaaaatttttttccgtttccatggtttccagccatcaaacggccccttaagatagtgtttgatggccaggaaatctggaattggaaatatatttcctggaataaaggaatgaaaaaaatctttccgattctcattttgatgtgtgtgtgatgactgagcattatatttccagaaatatatttctgtgtttgatgatacaaaaccaaaaatatatttctgtgtttgatgataaggaaacatattttcagatTTACATAATCTTTATATAGTTTCATAAACACATAGATAAATATAATAAACCATCTACCAAAGCACAACCAGCGAtaaaatgaacatgaacattACTAAGCAAGAGCTCCattatcaaactcaaatttactGACTGAGAATGCCATAATCAAGTGTCAATTTTCATGTTCAAActaataaaattcaaatcccAAAACAGCATGAAAGAAAGTTTAGCTGAACCTTCCAAAGCAACTGATACACGTCCAACTGGCTACTCTCACCCCCACTAACAATATGGGCGGCACCATTCAAAAAGTGGGCATCCCCAAACAAAATGTTAATTTACATATGACAGAAGCATCAACGTTACAGCACTGCCGAGGGACACTGGTGGTGGAGCAAACTGGTATTGGTATACTTGAAATGTCATAAGTTTCACCGTTAATGACAATGCCAAGGCTCTTTTTATCAGGTTTCTCACGTGGAATGCAGCCGCTCTCTTTGTTGGTGGGTAAAGACTCCTTCTTCGACTGCTTTGGTTTCGAAGCTTTCGGTGCAGAGCTGTTAGATGTTTTTGTAGAAGCTCGTGGCTTTCTACCTTTTCCTGTTTTAGAAGTGGTATTACCATTATTCACCTCCTGTGATGGTACTCCAAGAACACTTTGGGTTTCCTTAACCCTGTACCCTGTTGTCTGGATTGTCATTGGGAGGTTGAGCTGGATGCATATTGGAGGGCATGACAGGCCAGCGGTGTCCTGGGAATCCCATAGAGGATGCAGCCGCTTGAGCTTCAGCATACGAAGGTTTTCTATCTGCAAAAGCCCCATTTAGCATGACTGTAGCTGTGCGCTCCGCAACTGTTACCGAACTGTCTAGGACAGTAGCACCGGCCAATGATTTTAACATTGGATTTCCATTCACCGGTTGCCCAGGGAACCCCAGTGTCTGAGATGATGATCCATTCGACTCCGTTCATCCATGTAGAAGAAACACAACAAGACTGAAGTTCAAACTCAGGTCTATCAATTTATCTTCTGATTCACACTGCAAAGGGCTTCAAGAGTTAAGTCATTTAAGATGCTTGCACTGCTCTACTATAAGTATTGACTGGCAAAGACTGAATTTGACAACCAGCAAGCAATGGACTCCCTTCACATGCACTGAACAGTCCTCCAAGTATTAAACCATAACAAACAGACACACAGGTCACGCAGGCAGACTTTCCCAGAAGGTTGACTACACTAGAATACTGATCGGATAAGAGAACTGCACATCTAACAACATCGCCCAATAAATCACAGACCCTAACTGAGGAAGCCATAGTcatgacaaacatcacaagatcaAAGCAAGCTTTGAAGAGAAATAATTACATCAACCATCTCAGTGAAATTAATGAGTCCACAATGTTCAGAAATAAAGCCACAAAAGGACACTTTTTGAAAAAGAGAAGATCCACTGGTTTCTGCtgcaaagaaggaaaaacaccATCAAAAGGAAATTTCAGCCGTCACCAAGAAACCCAAATAACACAAGCGGCGAGAATATGGGCAACAGAACCAACGCAAGCCCCCAATTTAGAAGACACCCAAGTTTAAACATACAAGTTTTTTCCCAAAAATCTAAGATGCCTAGTGGACGGTGGAAACAACCCAGATCGTAGACACACTTGGAGTTTCAGAAGCAGGAAAAAATCTCAGAAGAGGATCACCGGTAATCCACACAAAAAAACACACCAAACAACAGAGGGAAACAACGATCAGGTTCAAGCATATAAAATTTCTGGGTTTACATTTGCATATTGGGCATGCAGCAAATAATCAGATTTATGtacaagaaataaataaaaggcaaccttgagcgagagagagacagagagacaaaGAAAGACTTACATTTGGGACACGGATATTGAGTGGTTATCTTGGAtcggagagacagagagagagagagagagttgcaggggagagagagagaagggggaagaGAGTGTTCTCCTTATGAAAAGAACGGCAGGGCCAGCAAAGACAAGCAAAGATCGAGAAAATGAGGGAGAGTAACAATGTCAAAACCCTCACCTCATTAAGGAGCTTCACGAGGGAATCCTTGAGTGGAGAAGGTTCGCAGCAGCAGGAAGAAGGCTGCGGCTTCACGACGCGTGAGGACGAAGAGGCTGGGTTGCGTGAGGACGAAGAGGGCTGCGGCTGCGAGAGGCGAGTGAGGGAAGAGGCAGTGATACGCGACCGTGGCCTAGCGGTCTGAAAAAAAAACTCTCGAAACATATTTCCATTCCTCCGGGTGAAAATATGTTTCCGTTTTAtaaatttgaataattattcCGTTGGTAGAGTAAAATTCCTGGCCATCAAAGACTATATAATGGATCTCGTAATTTGAgtaataagtttttttttatatttttattataaaaatgtctaaggaactataataaaagaaatcttgtaaaaatgattttatatatgacaattcTTTAATTTGGAgttgttctaattttctaatAGAGTGTTCCTGTTGTTTATCAAATCCTATATTTGGTTGATATCTCAATAAGAGTAGgtgtattttatttgtaaagttataaatattcttttcaaataagagttctttttatatgttttggggATGTTCTCTTTTCTACTATTAGTTTCTCTTAAGAATTTTTCTGCCCAAGAAATTTGGATACCAATGGGATGTAAATTTGGATACCAATGAGATGTATCCAATTCTAAAATTTGGAAGAAACTGTGCAAAACTGAAGGGAGTAGGCTCCCTTACcctatttgttaattttaaatAGTGCTTTGTTATTAGCTCAACTTTAGGTGACCTCTTTGTATATACTTTTTAAAGCCAAGTTAtctttaatttatttctttttaacagTGGAGAAGAAACATTTGAAAAGTGAGCCTAGTTGCAGCAGTGGTTCAGAAATTTTAGGGCGTGTTTGGATGATACCCATATCTAATctagttttccaaaacatagttttatgaaaaccaagtttaatGAGTTTCAAACACCTTGttcttgtgtttggatgacacatccaaaaccttatttttaaataacCTAATGGAGGCCAGGTTCTTTGCTTCTATTTACAAAACAAGTTTTgttaaaactgggttttcttcGAATTTGGCTTTTGGCTTTGATAACACCTAAAGACTTTGGAAGCCCGATTTTGAATTGTCATCTAAACACCCATAGATGAATGCATGTTGTCTAGTAACTGAGGCCTTCAATTATCGCATGGGAAAGGCCATAACAAACAACTGCTTTAAAACAATGAGTGTTCTTGAAATAACATAATCCCATCATGGTGATTGATTAGTTGTAGAGATGTAGAAGTATTTCAAGTTAGTGAAATACTGAACTCATAACAAaagtaaattaattttttcgACGCAGAAAGTTTGACAAAACCACAACTTTTCTCTAAATGCTGAGAAGCTACTTATGCtaacaaaattatatatttgcatataatggattgttatatatatatatatatagtgatctGGTTCCATTAGTGAGATTTTACTTCCAtcgtaccaaaaaaaaaatccaccttaTATACCATGCATTTAAACACCCCCTAGTTTATATGTGGCGTAGGTTCCTATTGGaactccaaatccaaaacgcaaactgattttctttgttcatttacAATTGATTGCATGGAAAAGCTAGTTTGGGTTTCACAAATTGAGTTTCTTTGACCAAAATAAAACGGTACACCATGGTATGAAACGTATACACGTGTGCATCATAACATATTTAAAACAATTTCATTTGCACAAATTTTGCAACAACAATTATTTATGGTTTACGTTCTTGATAGGATATAAGCCAttcctttcatatatatatatatatatatatatatatatatatatatatatatatatatatacttatctCATTTTTTGAGTTGAAAGTTATTTTGGAATCTGAATGATTTTATGCTACAGTTTTCAACTTCTATGCCACTACCCATATGAATTAGATTGAAGAGGCATCAATAACGCACCACTCAACTCGATGCAAAGCACATTTAAGCGtgagaacataattttttttttcaaaattttcttctttgttattgttttacagctttatatatttatctttttctccataattttttttttggtttatttagCTTGTAGTCACGATGTCGCATTTGAGATTATGTTGAAAAGGTGGGTccggaaatgaaaaaattttgttaactGAACGTCACCGACTTAAGTGGAAACCAAGATTGGAGGTATCGGAGGGAAGTGGAAGTTCGTTAAcgtccccccccccctctctctctctcgatgaTCGAAGGTTCCGAATCATAAAGAGATCGACGGAGCACCAGATCTTTTCTTTCTCAGCGTCATCATTGGTGAGCGTCCTCTCTCTGACTCTCtattatcttttttcatctcataATCGCTAAAATTTGGCGTTCTTGTTTGTACTTTTCATCCACTCGGCCTCGGAAGTTCTGCATCAGGTTTTGCTGATATCGGAGAAGAAcgaaggaacaaaaagaaagagatcgaCAGAGTTCACCAGACCTTTCCGTTCTCAGCATCGCCATTGGTGAGCGTCCTCTCTCTGGCTCTCTGATatcttttttcatctcataATCGCTAAAATTTGGCGTTCTTGTTTCTGCTTTTCCTCTACTCGCGGTGGAAGTTATGCGTCAGGTCTTGTTGATATCGAAGAAGAACGAAAGAACAAAATGCGACTAGATCGGAAAGGTCTGGTGAAAGAGCTGCTTGGCTCTCCAGTGCCTATAATTCTAGTCGTTGGATATCCTAATAGCTCATTAATGATGTCTATGGGGTCTCTTTGGCCCTTGTCATTCTATGCTTCTTTTGAAGCTTTTCTAggcatttttatatatttttttgccttAGTATACTTTGTTTCATTGAGAGTTTCTTCTTATGACTGTTTGTTTAACTGAAAGTTTTCCTTGTGACTTGATATATCTTATTTCTATATCATAGTTATTCACAAAATGTTTAGTTTGGGCTTAGTTAAATTTTCTGCATATAGCTATTTCAGATTTTACAGTTCAATGGAGAATTGAGATTGAAAAATGGCAATGGAGATGTGGTCTGCTGTCCAAGAATATCTACACGTCTGTCTTCCAAGtgtatttgtttgaagattGTAATTTATGAAGGGCAGAGTTTTTGGTTTATACTGAAAAAATTTGTGAATCTCTTAATGTTCTTCTAGTTATGGtcctttttttctataattttatcagttatttatgctaaatttgtaattttatctTGGTGCAAGGCTGTGCGAATTCTTCAAAGTGGTGATTCAGAGGATTTACCTGAAATAGTGGAGGGGCAAACAAGTTCCTATGATAATATTACAGAAATAGAAGGAACACAAGATGGTTATGATGATAACAAAATTGCAGATGTATACTTGCAAAGGGCATTATCTGTTCTTCTTGATGTTACTTTGTTGGAAGGTAGAAGCAATATCTTATTACTTGTTTCCTAGCTTTCTTATCCTTGTGCTCCTATAATATCCAATCGTATTCTTTGTATTCTTAGAAAATCTTATTCTTGTAAGGTGCATTGTTAATAACTGCAAGTTGAaaataagatgtttatatttagAACATCCGGAAAGGAAGACACAATCCAATGGCTTACTGGGGTTTAACTAAATTGTATCCGGAAATGGATTTTTTTCCCTActgaatctgatatttggttgaATCTGTACACTCAACTATAGCTGAATCTGCCTACTTGTAGGCATTTCTTGTCGTAATATCATTAACTTATTTTTGCTtgctttcaacaatttttttcctttgcaaaatTGGTCATTACATGtcattatgatttttaaaagattatatatatatatatctgccaGACCCTTATAATCCAGACTAGATGAGAATCGTATGGCTGTCTATTTTAAGGAGATCGGATGGTGGAGATTAAGCTGAAATAATTAGAAACCACGTTGTACTTTCAAGAGAGGGAAATACCCCTCACAAGAAGGCAAGAGATCTTGATTAAAATACTTgctgatttttatttatttatttatttttcaatttaatctctTCCAGGCAATTTCCTTAAAATTGATGGCCCAAGCGATCCAGAATGGCATACAAGGGTCTGCTCGCTACTCGTTTTCctatattgatatatatatgtgtgtgtatatatatatatatgtttattcaTGTGTAACATGCACATCTGTAGCtaattaaatgaataaataggcctagttatatatatatatatatatatatatatatatatacaatcatctatttatttatggCACTTCTAGCATTATTTTATAGAAATAAGAATGTGATCTGCATGATGAATTTTGTACGAGTTAATTGTGAAATGGTTGATATCATCTTTATTGTCCTCATCCTCCACTTCCTAGGGGTCACACTCTAGCCCAACTTTTTTGCTTTGAGACCATTAATCATGTCCATACATTGTCTTCGGGCAAATGCTTGTGGTCCTTTACTAGTGGACAGAGCCACATTCTCATGCATCCTAGCTACATGGTGTTTTAGTGGAGATATTTTTGCTGATAAGTCTTGTTTACAATacttataaaaatgattttcaattttcatttcccTCACCAATGTGGACCATTGCCGTGTGGGTCACTTGAAATAATGtcttgagaaaaacaatatGAATGTATGGTAAAAGCATGAGGTTTTATGCCTTTCATGGTAGAAATGGGAAACCCGTCTTTCTTCAACCGTAGTTCGCTACTTCACTTGTACATCTAGtttaaaattgaagttttcttccTTAACATAGCGAGATCTCCCTCACAGCTCACAGAAAAATTGAGGGGGagcttttaaagtttaaacaaaaacTGGGGGTCAGACCCCCCTCTTTTCATGCCTTTCTCATGTCATGGGATGTGAGACGTATTACACTGTATTGTCATGCCTTGTATCATACTATACAGTAAGATATGGTGCATTACACTCTTCTAAGGTGCAAGATGTGTCCAAGTAAAAAGT
Protein-coding regions in this window:
- the LOC126410013 gene encoding uncharacterized protein LOC126410013, which produces MFREFFFQTARPRSRITASSLTRLSQPQPSSSSRNPASSSSRVVKPQPSSCCCEPSPLKDSLVKLLNEANAASGMAVNDDCKLKFLELKAKRTYCFIVFKIEEKLKQVILEKLGEPNQSYEDFTASLPTDECRYAVYDLARCCMLVHRTGSRENLMESMLNCKQLTLLKWALMLPIRPCCSCMYEIKA